From the Oleiharenicola lentus genome, one window contains:
- a CDS encoding methyltransferase domain-containing protein, translating into MPDANQPEFWNARYLKDDTPWDFEGVPDSLKGFLKKKGKGARVLIPGCGSGYEITAFAEAGYDVTAIDFAPFAVERARRLVGPALADRVLLGDFFHHDFPGESFDVIYERSFVCAFTPDRRQAYRDRMAQLLKYRGLLIGFYYYNTPNLSDGPPYGFAWSTADDLFSRYFLLVKDDPVADSLPPFAGRERWQERRRTSYQG; encoded by the coding sequence ATGCCCGACGCCAATCAACCGGAGTTTTGGAACGCCCGCTACCTCAAGGACGACACACCTTGGGACTTCGAAGGCGTTCCGGATTCGCTGAAAGGATTCCTAAAAAAGAAAGGCAAGGGCGCGCGCGTGCTGATTCCCGGCTGTGGTTCCGGCTACGAGATCACGGCCTTTGCCGAGGCCGGCTACGACGTCACCGCGATTGATTTCGCCCCCTTTGCGGTGGAGCGGGCACGCCGGCTGGTCGGACCCGCGCTGGCGGACCGCGTGCTGCTGGGCGATTTCTTCCACCACGATTTCCCCGGGGAATCCTTCGACGTCATCTACGAGCGCTCCTTCGTCTGCGCGTTCACGCCCGACCGGCGTCAGGCTTATCGCGATCGCATGGCGCAGCTCCTCAAATACCGCGGCCTGCTCATTGGTTTTTATTATTACAACACCCCAAACCTCTCCGACGGCCCGCCCTACGGTTTTGCCTGGAGCACGGCGGACGATCTGTTCTCCCGCTATTTTCTGCTCGTGAAGGATGATCCGGTCGCCGACTCGTTGCCGCCCTTCGCCGGCCGCGAACGCTGGCAGGAACGGCGGCGCACGTCCTATCAGGGTTGA